A genomic stretch from Kribbella jejuensis includes:
- a CDS encoding response regulator transcription factor yields MTKILVIDDEPDLIRFVRRALEAEGYQVLGSTDGLGGLRLALEQAPALIVLDLVMPGMHGEAVLSALLAQDPGFRVLVLSATADIQLRISCLEQGAVDFLAKPFAIRELIARVRGRLGEDVSNRRKNRLRVGDMVLDLEARQLLIDGRPTALPKREFLLLRHLMRNPDVVCSRQELLSEVWGYDFDPSTNVVDVCVGRLRSKIRPDLIVTVRNVGYQLQSA; encoded by the coding sequence ATGACCAAGATTCTGGTGATCGATGACGAGCCGGACCTGATCCGCTTCGTTCGCCGGGCGCTCGAGGCCGAGGGCTATCAGGTGCTGGGATCGACCGACGGGCTGGGAGGACTCCGGCTCGCGCTCGAGCAGGCACCGGCGCTGATCGTGCTCGACCTGGTGATGCCCGGTATGCACGGCGAGGCCGTCCTGTCCGCCCTGCTCGCGCAGGATCCGGGGTTCCGGGTCCTCGTGCTGTCGGCCACGGCGGACATCCAGCTGCGGATCAGCTGCCTCGAGCAGGGCGCGGTGGACTTCCTCGCGAAACCGTTCGCGATCCGGGAGCTGATCGCGCGGGTCCGCGGCCGGCTCGGTGAGGACGTGAGCAACCGGCGCAAGAACCGGCTCCGGGTCGGCGACATGGTGCTCGACCTCGAGGCCCGGCAACTGCTCATCGACGGCCGGCCGACGGCACTGCCGAAGCGCGAGTTCCTGCTGCTGCGGCACCTGATGCGCAATCCGGATGTCGTCTGCTCCCGGCAGGAACTGCTGTCGGAGGTCTGGGGGTACGACTTCGACCCGTCGACCAACGTGGTGGACGTCTGCGTCGGCCGGCTGCGGTCGAAGATCCGGCCCGACCTGATCGTGACGGTGCGCAATGTCGGCTATCAGCTCCAGAGCGCCTGA
- a CDS encoding alpha/beta fold hydrolase: MGELELVGGVAVETYGSGPGVVVVPGTNRRAHHYQELASALAGAHTVHVVERRGRGASAARGTPYSVEVEVDDVLGVLEQTGSRVLFGHSYGGLIALHAGLRQELEALIVYEPGVSLDGSFDLSWLEAFNRKVADGRFVSAMATFLKGAQLLPFKATPVLWAISLLLMFGREERDLMPLTPAELAEVARLDSDGARYAGITAPTLFLGGEKTPSYLTGVLPRLAKIVPQADYAILPGLDHNAPDESAPDEIARQLRQYLVRLGR, from the coding sequence GTGGGCGAGCTTGAACTGGTGGGTGGGGTTGCGGTCGAGACGTACGGCTCCGGGCCAGGGGTGGTCGTGGTGCCGGGTACGAATCGGCGGGCGCATCACTATCAGGAGTTGGCGTCGGCGCTGGCCGGCGCTCATACGGTGCACGTGGTGGAGCGACGCGGGCGTGGCGCCAGCGCTGCGCGCGGTACGCCGTACAGCGTCGAGGTCGAGGTCGACGACGTACTCGGAGTGCTGGAGCAGACCGGGTCGCGAGTGCTGTTCGGGCACAGCTACGGCGGGTTGATCGCGCTGCACGCCGGGTTGCGGCAGGAGCTGGAAGCGCTGATCGTGTACGAGCCGGGCGTCAGCCTCGACGGGTCGTTCGACCTCAGCTGGCTCGAGGCGTTCAACCGGAAGGTGGCCGACGGGCGGTTCGTCTCCGCGATGGCCACGTTCCTGAAAGGCGCGCAGTTGTTGCCGTTCAAGGCGACTCCGGTGCTCTGGGCAATCTCTCTGCTGCTGATGTTCGGCCGTGAGGAGCGCGACCTGATGCCGCTGACCCCGGCCGAACTCGCCGAGGTCGCCCGCCTCGACTCCGACGGCGCCCGGTACGCCGGCATCACCGCACCGACGCTGTTCCTCGGCGGCGAGAAGACACCGTCGTACCTGACCGGCGTCCTGCCGCGACTCGCGAAGATCGTCCCGCAGGCCGACTACGCGATTCTGCCCGGCCTCGACCACAACGCCCCGGACGAGAGCGCCCCGGACGAGATCGCCCGCCAGCTCCGCCAGTACCTGGTTCGCCTCGGCCGTTAG
- a CDS encoding winged helix-turn-helix domain-containing protein, with protein sequence MATADLDPLLLDPTRLSIVALLAGTEWAEFSWVRDSAGLSDSALSKQITNLAGRGYIEIKKGYVGKRPRTWLTLSATGHQVLRAHVAALRQIVEQSQQAGKAHHASEPSV encoded by the coding sequence ATGGCGACGGCTGACCTGGACCCACTCCTGCTCGATCCCACTCGGCTGTCGATCGTGGCGCTGTTGGCCGGCACCGAGTGGGCCGAGTTCAGTTGGGTCCGCGACTCGGCCGGGTTGTCGGACTCCGCACTGTCCAAGCAGATCACCAATCTGGCCGGTCGGGGCTACATCGAAATCAAGAAGGGGTATGTGGGCAAGCGCCCGCGAACATGGCTCACCCTCAGCGCTACAGGGCACCAGGTGCTGCGTGCCCACGTCGCGGCCCTGCGCCAAATCGTCGAGCAGTCGCAACAGGCGGGCAAGGCACACCACGCGTCCGAGCCAAGCGTCTAG
- a CDS encoding epoxide hydrolase family protein: protein MIPTPIAVPDEVLDDLRTRLRATKWPRDAGNDDGFYGVRRTRLQPLVEYWADGYDWRAAEQAINTYDHYRVDVGDVPVHFLRRPGVGPAPVPLILSHGWPWTFWHWSKVIDRLADPASYGGDPADAFDVIVPSLPGFGFSTPTRPDMNFWKIAEVWHELMTGILGFEKYAAAGCDVGALVTGQLGHKYADELYGIHIGSALKLDFFNGDRGWDLSGGRPIPEGLPPEIHNGIVQFERRFAAHLAAHTLHPTTLGYGLADSPAGMLAWIMERWLSWSENEPFSDDDLLTHATIYWAGNAIDTSIRTYANNNRYPWTPSHDRTPVVEAPTGITFVGYENPPGVHTPEERVQNFLSSDRASWYNHTNITAHPNGGHFIPWELPTEWTADLQRTFRQLRQK, encoded by the coding sequence ATGATCCCCACTCCCATCGCCGTACCCGATGAAGTTCTCGACGATCTCCGCACCCGGCTGCGCGCGACGAAGTGGCCGCGCGACGCCGGCAACGACGACGGTTTCTACGGCGTACGTCGTACCCGTCTGCAACCGCTCGTCGAGTACTGGGCCGACGGCTACGACTGGCGCGCCGCGGAACAGGCCATCAACACGTACGACCACTACCGCGTCGACGTCGGCGACGTACCCGTGCACTTCCTCCGCCGCCCGGGCGTCGGGCCGGCGCCGGTCCCGTTGATCCTGAGCCACGGCTGGCCGTGGACGTTCTGGCACTGGTCGAAGGTGATCGACCGGCTCGCGGACCCGGCGTCGTACGGCGGCGATCCGGCCGACGCGTTCGACGTGATCGTGCCGTCGCTGCCCGGCTTCGGGTTCTCCACACCAACCCGCCCGGACATGAACTTCTGGAAGATCGCCGAGGTCTGGCATGAGCTGATGACCGGCATCCTCGGGTTCGAGAAGTACGCCGCGGCCGGTTGCGACGTCGGCGCGCTGGTGACCGGGCAGCTCGGCCACAAGTACGCCGACGAGCTGTACGGGATTCACATCGGCTCAGCGCTGAAACTCGACTTCTTCAACGGCGACCGCGGCTGGGATCTGAGCGGCGGCCGGCCGATCCCGGAGGGCCTGCCACCCGAGATCCACAACGGGATCGTCCAGTTCGAACGCCGGTTCGCCGCACATCTCGCCGCGCACACCCTGCACCCGACGACGCTCGGCTACGGGCTCGCGGACTCACCCGCCGGCATGCTCGCGTGGATCATGGAGCGCTGGCTGAGCTGGTCGGAGAACGAGCCGTTCAGCGACGACGACCTGCTCACGCACGCGACGATCTACTGGGCCGGCAACGCGATCGACACCTCGATCCGCACGTACGCGAACAACAACCGCTACCCGTGGACGCCGTCCCACGACCGCACACCGGTCGTCGAGGCCCCGACCGGCATCACGTTCGTCGGCTACGAGAACCCACCTGGTGTCCACACCCCCGAGGAACGCGTCCAGAACTTCCTGTCCAGCGACCGCGCCTCCTGGTACAACCACACCAACATCACCGCGCACCCCAACGGCGGCCACTTCATACCGTGGGAGCTCCCAACGGAATGGACCGCCGACCTGCAACGCACGTTCCGTCAGCTACGACAGAAATAG
- a CDS encoding MarR family winged helix-turn-helix transcriptional regulator yields MSDLDVDRLTTVIEDFNTIFIRLPSIRRLNFSALSVLHTLDRNGPLRLTALLPTEQLKQPALTSLVAKLEDDGLLERRPDPTDGRASLLSLSPAGQEIVHSRHANRVAKLAALVDRLTPDERAVLAGSIDVLHRLTELAEDQP; encoded by the coding sequence GTGAGTGACCTGGACGTCGACCGCCTGACCACGGTCATCGAGGACTTCAACACGATCTTCATCCGGCTGCCCTCGATCCGCCGGCTGAACTTCTCCGCGCTGTCGGTGCTGCACACCCTCGACCGCAACGGCCCGCTCCGGCTCACCGCGCTGCTGCCGACCGAGCAGCTCAAACAACCGGCCCTCACCAGCCTGGTCGCCAAACTCGAGGACGACGGCCTGCTCGAGCGCCGCCCCGACCCGACCGACGGCCGCGCCAGCCTGCTCTCCCTGAGCCCGGCCGGTCAGGAGATCGTGCACTCCCGGCACGCGAACCGCGTCGCGAAACTCGCGGCACTCGTGGACCGCCTCACCCCCGACGAGCGCGCCGTACTCGCGGGCTCGATCGACGTACTCCATCGCCTGACCGAACTCGCGGAGGACCAACCATGA